The region CACCGGTGGCACGGCCGCGCCCGGCACCTCCGCGCCCGCCACCCCCGGCCCGTCCCGGACCCCGTCCGGCGGTGCCACGGAGAGCGGAACGGATGGTTCCGGTGATGCCACGCCCACGCCCGGCGCCACCGACGGGCCGTGACGCGTCAGTCGCCCAGCACCCGCCGCAGATAGTCGTTGGAGAACAGCCGGTCCGGGTCCAGCCGGTCGCGTACCGCCGTGAACTCCCCGAACCGCGGATAGACCCCGGACAGGTAGCCGGCGTCGCGGCTGTGCAGCTTGCCCCAGTGCGGACGGCCGCCGTGGGCGATCATGATCTGCTCGGCCGCCGTGAAGTACGCCCGGTGCGGGGTGCCCCGGTACAGATGGACGGCGATGTACGCGGTCTCGCGCCCGGAGGCGGTGGACAGCGTGATGTCGTCGGCGGGCGCGGTGCGCACCTCCACCGGGAAGCTGACCCGCAGTCCGGACCGGTCGACGGTCGATTTGAGCTCGCGCAGCACGGTGACCGCGGCCTCGCGCGGCACGGCGTACTCCATCTCCAGGAAGCGCACTCGGCGCGGAGAGGTGAAGACTTTGTAAGGGATGTCCGTGTAGGTCCGGGCAGAGAGGGCGCGGCTGGAGATTTTGGCGATTCCGGGGATGGTGGCGGGGACCGCCCGGCCCACCGAACAGGCCACCTGGAAGATGCCGTTGGACAGCAGCTCGTCGTCCACCCAGCCGCTGACCCGGCCCACCGGGGCGGCAGGGCCGGTGCTGCGGTTGTTGCGCTTGGTGTTGCAGTTGCCGGTGTGCGGGAACCAGTAGAACTCGAAGTGCTCGTTCTCGGTCACGAGCCTTTCGAAATCGGCCATGACGCGGTCGAAGGGCATCGGTTCCTCGCGCGCGGTGAGCAGGAACTCCGGTTCCACGGCGAAGGTGATCGCGCTGACCACGCCGAGCGCGCCGAGCCCGATCCGGGCGGCCGCGAAGATCTCCGGGTTCTCCTCCGCCGAGCAGCGCAGCACCGAACCGTCCGCCGTCACCAGCTCCAGGCCCTTGATCTGGGCGGCGATCGAGGCGCTGTCCCGGCCGGTGCCGTGAGTGCCGGTGGCGGTCGCCCCGGCCACGGTCTGCTCCATGATGTCGCCCATATTGGCCAGCGACAGCCCATGGGCCGACAGCGTCTCGTTGAGCTGCCAAAGCGGGGTGCCGGCCGCGACGGTCACGGTCCCCGCCTCGCGGTCCAGCCCGCGCACGCCCGCCATGCGGTCG is a window of Streptomyces violaceusniger Tu 4113 DNA encoding:
- a CDS encoding D-arabinono-1,4-lactone oxidase, with the translated sequence MAVKTMKTVRSSVWRNWAGNVTARPVRSVAPSSTQELAEVVRRAAAEGLKVKAVGSGHSFTTTAATDGLLIRPDRMAGVRGLDREAGTVTVAAGTPLWQLNETLSAHGLSLANMGDIMEQTVAGATATGTHGTGRDSASIAAQIKGLELVTADGSVLRCSAEENPEIFAAARIGLGALGVVSAITFAVEPEFLLTAREEPMPFDRVMADFERLVTENEHFEFYWFPHTGNCNTKRNNRSTGPAAPVGRVSGWVDDELLSNGIFQVACSVGRAVPATIPGIAKISSRALSARTYTDIPYKVFTSPRRVRFLEMEYAVPREAAVTVLRELKSTVDRSGLRVSFPVEVRTAPADDITLSTASGRETAYIAVHLYRGTPHRAYFTAAEQIMIAHGGRPHWGKLHSRDAGYLSGVYPRFGEFTAVRDRLDPDRLFSNDYLRRVLGD